In Candidatus Rokuibacteriota bacterium, the genomic stretch GGCGCGGGACGCCATCGGGCCGGGGGTGCCGCTCCTCTACCGGCTGAGCGCCGAGGAGCGCGTGGAGGGCGGGCTCACGCTGGAGGACACCTGCGCCGCGGTGCCGGCTCTGGAGGCCGCAGGCATCGATCTCTTCGATGTCTCGGCGGGGATCTACGAGTCTGCGGTCTGGATCGTGCCTCCGATGGAAATCCCGCCGGGATGCTTCGCGGAGCTGAGCCGAGAGATCCGGCGGCGTGTCCGGGTCCCTGTGAGTGTTGCGGGGCGGATCGTCGACGCGAGTACGGCGGAGCGGATCCTCGAAGCCGGCGACGCCGACTTCGTCACGATGGGGCGCGCCCTCCACGCGGACCCCGACCTCCCACGCAAGAGCCGGGAGGGACGCCTGGACGAGATTTGCCCCTGCGTGGGCTGCCTCCGCTGTAGTGACCTCCTCGGGCAGAACCTCGCGGTCCTCTGCCTCGCGAACACGCACACCGCGCGGGAGCGGGAGTACGCCATCCGTCCCGCAGGGCGACGACAGCGGATCCTGGTGGTCGGCGGGGGGCCGGCGGGGCTCGAGGTGGCGCGCGTCGCCGCGCTTCGTGACCACAGCGTGATACTGTGTGAACGGCAGGCAGAGCCGGGGGGTCAGCTCCAGGTCGCGCGAAGCGTGCCCGGGCGCCACGAACTGGCCGGCATTGTGGCGTACCTCGCACGCGCGGTCGAGCGGGCCGGGGGCGAGATCCGGCTGGGCGTTGAGGCGACCCCCGAGCTGATCTTCCGCGAGGGCCCTGACGTCGTCGTGCTCTCCGCGGGGGCGCACCCCGGCATCCCACCCATCCCGGGGATCTTCGAGGCGCCGGTTGTGGACCCGTTCACCGTGCTGCGCCGACCCCGGCGCGGAATCCACCACGCCCTGGTGATCGGCGGGGGCATGCTCGGTGTGGCCCTCGCCCATGTCCTGGCGGAGGCCGGGGCCGTGGTCGTGGTGGTCGAGACCGGAAGGGAACTCTGCCCGGAGCTCGGGCTTCGCCCGCGCTGGCAGTACGTGGCGACGCTGCGCGCCCGCCCAGCGGTGACGGTCCACCTCGAGACGACGGTGGAGGTGCTGGAATCCGACCGGGCGCGCCTGTGCCGGCAGGGGGAGGTCT encodes the following:
- a CDS encoding FAD-dependent oxidoreductase; this encodes MSASFPHLFAPGRIGTRTLRNRILMAPMEKNLATAAGGVTQRYIDYVEARARGGAALILLESMYVDPAGKNHRFQLGLHDDALIPGYSQLTKACHRHGALVGAELAFAGRETSSTVTGARPVAPSPVPCTVLAAGETPRVLTVPEIQRCTERFAEAARRAVAAGFDAVELHGAHGYLLEQFLSPYTNHRTDEYGGDFARRLRFPLEVIQAARDAIGPGVPLLYRLSAEERVEGGLTLEDTCAAVPALEAAGIDLFDVSAGIYESAVWIVPPMEIPPGCFAELSREIRRRVRVPVSVAGRIVDASTAERILEAGDADFVTMGRALHADPDLPRKSREGRLDEICPCVGCLRCSDLLGQNLAVLCLANTHTAREREYAIRPAGRRQRILVVGGGPAGLEVARVAALRDHSVILCERQAEPGGQLQVARSVPGRHELAGIVAYLARAVERAGGEIRLGVEATPELIFREGPDVVVLSAGAHPGIPPIPGIFEAPVVDPFTVLRRPRRGIHHALVIGGGMLGVALAHVLAEAGAVVVVVETGRELCPELGLRPRWQYVATLRARPAVTVHLETTVEVLESDRARLCRQGEVFEVKELDLVVPTWPLLPNDEVGKALAELPDTPPLYTVGDCALPRTAFEAMQEAAALGHRL